The genomic interval TTAACAGACTCCACCAGATACAGGATGATATTCGCCGAGCAGGAAGTATTATTGCAGAGGCTGAAGCAATGGAGGCAAACCAGAAATACGCTGATGCCTTGAGCTTATACAATCAGGCTATAAAACTAGATCCTCGCCCAGAATACCGTTCTCGCGCTTCCCTTATGCAGAACATGGTGGAAGCGGGGAAAGACCCGGCAGGTTTTGCTCGCAGAATACTGGCGGAATACCGTAACGGGCTTATATTAAACCGCATTGCGGCAAAACGGAATGAAATACTACAAGAACACAATCTCAACGAAATAAGGGATAGCGGTTGGAAGTTTTTGCTTTCTATAGGTCAATACAAATATGAAGCACGATACGACTTACTTACTCCTACGCAAACCTTTCTTTATGTATGGCAGATAAACCTCCGCGACCGATCGATTATTCCGCTTAATAAACTTTCTGAAGTGCTGATGCAATAGGATGCTTAAATGAAAGTAGTAAAAACAATTATCCTGATTCTCATTTTACTGGTTGCCCACGAAGCATTCGCTCAATCCTTCGATTTGCAAGCATTCGCCGACAGCACTAAATATGGCTGGAAAGATTATCGAGATCGTGCAGAATACCGAGAAGATCTTACATTTAGACAGAATAAACTACAACTCTATGAGTTGGAAGCAGTATCTCTTTCCTCAAGCGCACTCAAAAGCGCAGTGATTCCCGGATGGGGTCAGTTTGTTACCAAACATAATACTAAAGCTACGGTTATCTTAAGCGCGGAATTGGTGACAGTAATTAGTGCTCTCTACTTTTACAATCGTGCCAAAACCAACTACGATCGCTATTATGAAGCTACGCAAATAGATCAGATCAACGATTATTGGAGTAAAGCGGAAACACCATATCACTACTCTCTAATGATGGTGGGCTTGGCTGGTATTATTTGGATTTACAACATGTATGATGTAGTAATTAGCACAAATGAGTACAATGCCAATTTGTGGCAGAACATTATCCAGCGCAGTAATTCGCCTTTGCAACTGGGCCCCAATGGCATTGAATTGAGGTTCTGAGGTTTATTATGAGGTACATTTTAATAGTTTTACTCACGCTGCTTGTAATGTCTGGTTGTGGTATCAAACGCGACAATCCTTTAGATCCGGATACTCACGATTTACAGATTCCAAGTAATGTTGGAGGCTTGCAGGGGCATGCCATCCGTCCCGGACCTTATACAGTATATGTTCAGCTTTCTTGGAGTGGCAATAATCCCAACAATACGGATGGCTATTATATATATAGAAGCCTATCCTACAACAGTGCTTATGCGGTGATAGACACAGTACTGCATACAGAAGGCATCGACTCGCAAACCTACAATCACAGCAGCGAAAACGATTCCTCAGTTACCGCCGGAAGATTTTGGTATAGCGTATCGGCATTCAAAACATATCCTGCCGGCAACCTCGAAGGCAGGAAATGTGAGCCCATTTCGGTTGACATACGCGATTGATGATAGATTATTCCCACTCTCTCAACGACCGCCAACTTGAGGTTGTTAAAGATATTGATCATCCTATATTAGTTCTTGCCGGAGCTGGTAGCGGTAAAACTCGTTGCATCATATATCGGGCTGCTTATTTAATTCGTGAACAAGCTGTGCAACCCTGGAAGCTCTTGATAGTGACGTTTACAAATAAAGCCGCTCGTGAGTTACAAGATCGCTTGGAGGCTCTGTTAAACATCCCAATGCGTTCTCTCTGGGTAGGCACTTTCCACTCCATTTGTCTTAGAATTCTGCGCTACGAATCTGCACATCTGCCCTTTAATGCAAACTTCAGCATCTATGCCGAGGACGAGCAAAAATCGGTATTGAAAAAAATCTATAAAGAACACGGATATGATGTACAGAAATTCCCCATCAATAAAGTATTAGGTCGCATTGGACGTTATAAAAACCGTTTGATGCTACCTGAAGATATTTCTGCGGAGGAAACTCGACACAACCCATTTTTGAGCGGTTTTCTGCAAATCTACCTGTACTATCAGCAAGCTTTATTGATGAATCAGGCGATGGATTTTGATGACATACTTCTGTTTACTGCAAAACTTTTGCAAAGTAATGATGCGATTAGAAGCAAATACCAAGATATCTTCCAATACATCATGATAGATGAGTATCAGGACACCAATAAAGCCCAGTTTGAGATCATTCATCAAATTGCTCAAAAGCATCAACGAGTATGTGTCGTTGGCGATGACGATCAAGCGATTTATAGCTTTAGGGGTGCCTCCCTGCGCAATATTTTGGAGTTTGAGCGAGATTACGGTGAGGTTCGGGCTATTAGATTGGAACAAAACTACCGTAGCACTACGGCTATCTTAGAGCTTGCCAATCGAGTTATAAAACAGAATAAACAACGCCACCCCAAAGAGTTATTCAGCAATTTGGGCATAGGCATCAAACCGGTTTTACATGTGTATCCCGATGCCAATGCCGAGGCAGAAAATATTGCTCTTAATATATCCCGACAAGCTAAGCTTGGGAAAAAGCTACGTCAGATAGCAATTCTGTATCGAACCAATGCGCAATCTCGACTATTTGAGAATGCTTTGATGCAACGTAAGATTCCCTACAGCA from Candidatus Cloacimonadota bacterium carries:
- a CDS encoding UvrD-helicase domain-containing protein, whose translation is MIDYSHSLNDRQLEVVKDIDHPILVLAGAGSGKTRCIIYRAAYLIREQAVQPWKLLIVTFTNKAARELQDRLEALLNIPMRSLWVGTFHSICLRILRYESAHLPFNANFSIYAEDEQKSVLKKIYKEHGYDVQKFPINKVLGRIGRYKNRLMLPEDISAEETRHNPFLSGFLQIYLYYQQALLMNQAMDFDDILLFTAKLLQSNDAIRSKYQDIFQYIMIDEYQDTNKAQFEIIHQIAQKHQRVCVVGDDDQAIYSFRGASLRNILEFERDYGEVRAIRLEQNYRSTTAILELANRVIKQNKQRHPKELFSNLGIGIKPVLHVYPDANAEAENIALNISRQAKLGKKLRQIAILYRTNAQSRLFENALMQRKIPYSIVGSLNFYQRKEIKDLLAYLNSLGNASDNESLLRIINEPPRGIGHTTVNRLLSFAMKTRISLFSVVQNAAAVQELNAAAIKRVGQFCAIMEEWRQMAQTFPVAELVKDIVEQLGLVSLYRKSSDPKDIARAENLIEFVASVNEFTERFLAENERAPLLEDFLPYIALQTDLDKVSEEIDSVRLMTLHNAKGLEFETVYIAGLENELLPHRMSMDTTEEIEEERRLFYVGITRAKRELILSLAESRRLYDTFSFSSPSMFLENLDDVLDTPGHIAAKPQSSYRKSKTIIRESMKHFKIGQRVWHKEYRDGIVLSVNGVGTDAVVTVSFKNGKLIKIIGSFLQTEPI